A genomic stretch from Octopus sinensis linkage group LG14, ASM634580v1, whole genome shotgun sequence includes:
- the LOC115219186 gene encoding zinc finger protein 732-like isoform X2 — protein MSEQKESQGKEVSYVCEVCGDTSPSKDMFIKHGEMHKTQKGSNNKNSCEPVSTFSTLLPQYIKRGEISKTEKGSMKDISESVSTLTSLLPQYSKHGGMHKIEKGNNNNNSCESVSTTPSLLPQFSKHGERNKTEKGSMKDISDSVSTLTSLLPQYIKHGELNKGEKDGNKDASGPVSTLSSIIPQYACDICGKSFPANKKLTRHIQTHFRAKIFQCDVCGNSFTRKSDRDRHKRIHSGEKPYPCDVCGKFFSRNSHLKIHKLTHSGIKPHRCETCGKSFSQNCDLERHIRVHTGERPFKCDTCEKRFSQINELGRHKRIHTGEKPYACEFCKKTFTLNCVLVRHRRIHTGEKPYVCEFCKKTFSQNSILVKHLRMHNGGKPYQCKICGEAFTTKRLLSDHTRTHTADGPYPCQLCGEIFSQYTDIVKHLAIHTG, from the exons ATGTCTGAACAGAAAGAGTCACAGGGTAAAGAGGTTTCCTATGTTTGTGAAGTTTGTGGGGATACATCCCCTTCAAAAGACATGTTTATTAAACATGGAGAGATGCACAAAACACAGAAAGGTAGTAACAACAAAAATTCTTGTGAACCTGTTTCAACATTCTCTACACTTTTACCTCAATACATTAAACGTGGAGAGATAAGTAAAACAGAGAAAGGTAGTATGAAGGATATTTCTGAATCTGTTTCAACATTGACTTCACTTTTACCTCAATACAGTAAACATGGAGGGATGcacaaaatagaaaaaggtaataataacaataattcttgtGAATCTGTTTCAACAACGCCTTCACTTTTACCTCAATTCAGTAAAcatggagagagaaataaaacagaGAAAGGTAGTATGAAGGATATTTCTGATTCTGTTTCAACATTGACTTCACTTTTACCTCAATATATTAAACATGGAGAGCTAAACAAAGGAGAAAAAG ATGGTAACAAGGATGCTTCTGGACCTGTTTCGACATTATCTTCAATTATACCTCAATACGCCTGTGATATTTGCGGGAAATCTTTTCCCGCTAATAAGAAGTTAACtcgacacatacaaacacatttcagAGCAAAGATTTTCCAGTGTGATGTTTGTGGAAATTCCTTCACTCGTAAAAGCGATCGAGACCGACACAAGCGAATACATTCTGGGGAGAAACCTTACCCTTGTGATGTATGTGGGAAATTCTTTTCTCGGAACAGCCATTTAAAAATTCACAAATTGACCCACTCGGGTATAAAACCTCATCGCTGTGAGACTTGTGGAAAATCGTTCTCACAGAATTGTGATCTGGAAAgacatatacgtgtacacacaggAGAGAGACCATTTAAATGTGATACTTGTGAAAAAAGATTCTCTCAAATTAACGAACTGGGAAGGCATAAACGAATACATACAGGGGAAAAGCCATATGCCTGTGAGTTTTGTAAGAAAACATTTACTTTAAACTGTGTTCTCGTAAGACACAGAcgaattcatactggagaaaagcccTATGTTTGTGAGTTTTGTAAGAAAACGTTTTCCCAAAATAGCATTCTTGTAAAACATTTGCGAATGCACAATGGTGGGAAACCTTATCAATGTAAGATTTGTGGTGAGGCATTCACAACAAAACGCCTTTTATCTGACCACACAAGAACACATACTGCAGATGGTCCTTATCCCTGTCAACTTTGTGGCGAAATCTTTTCTCAATATACAGATATAGTAAAGCATTTAGCAATACACACTGGCTGA
- the LOC115219186 gene encoding zinc finger protein 271-like isoform X1, translating to MSEQKESQGKEVSYVCEVCGDTSPSKDMFIKHGEMHKTQKGSNNKNSCEPVSTFSTLLPQYIKRGEISKTEKGSMKDISESVSTLTSLLPQYSKHGGMHKIEKGNNNNNSCESVSTTPSLLPQFSKHGERNKTEKGSMKDISDSVSTLTSLLPQYIKHGELNKGEKDDNKDTSESVSTLSSLLPPFIKHGEISKPEKDGDKDTSGPVSSLSSFLPPFIKHGEISKADKDGNKDASGPVSTLSSIIPQYACDICGKSFPANKKLTRHIQTHFRAKIFQCDVCGNSFTRKSDRDRHKRIHSGEKPYPCDVCGKFFSRNSHLKIHKLTHSGIKPHRCETCGKSFSQNCDLERHIRVHTGERPFKCDTCEKRFSQINELGRHKRIHTGEKPYACEFCKKTFTLNCVLVRHRRIHTGEKPYVCEFCKKTFSQNSILVKHLRMHNGGKPYQCKICGEAFTTKRLLSDHTRTHTADGPYPCQLCGEIFSQYTDIVKHLAIHTG from the coding sequence ATGTCTGAACAGAAAGAGTCACAGGGTAAAGAGGTTTCCTATGTTTGTGAAGTTTGTGGGGATACATCCCCTTCAAAAGACATGTTTATTAAACATGGAGAGATGCACAAAACACAGAAAGGTAGTAACAACAAAAATTCTTGTGAACCTGTTTCAACATTCTCTACACTTTTACCTCAATACATTAAACGTGGAGAGATAAGTAAAACAGAGAAAGGTAGTATGAAGGATATTTCTGAATCTGTTTCAACATTGACTTCACTTTTACCTCAATACAGTAAACATGGAGGGATGcacaaaatagaaaaaggtaataataacaataattcttgtGAATCTGTTTCAACAACGCCTTCACTTTTACCTCAATTCAGTAAAcatggagagagaaataaaacagaGAAAGGTAGTATGAAGGATATTTCTGATTCTGTTTCAACATTGACTTCACTTTTACCTCAATATATTAAACATGGAGAGCTAAACAAAGGAGAAAAAGATGATAACAAAGATACTTCTGAATCTGTTTCAACACTGTCTTCACTTTTACCTCCGTTCATTAAACATGGGGAGATAAGCAAGCCAGAGAAAGATGGTGACAAGGATACTTCTGGACCCgtttcatcattgtcttcattttTACCTCCGTTCATTAAACATGGGGAGATAAGCAAGGCAGATAAAGATGGTAACAAGGATGCTTCTGGACCTGTTTCGACATTATCTTCAATTATACCTCAATACGCCTGTGATATTTGCGGGAAATCTTTTCCCGCTAATAAGAAGTTAACtcgacacatacaaacacatttcagAGCAAAGATTTTCCAGTGTGATGTTTGTGGAAATTCCTTCACTCGTAAAAGCGATCGAGACCGACACAAGCGAATACATTCTGGGGAGAAACCTTACCCTTGTGATGTATGTGGGAAATTCTTTTCTCGGAACAGCCATTTAAAAATTCACAAATTGACCCACTCGGGTATAAAACCTCATCGCTGTGAGACTTGTGGAAAATCGTTCTCACAGAATTGTGATCTGGAAAgacatatacgtgtacacacaggAGAGAGACCATTTAAATGTGATACTTGTGAAAAAAGATTCTCTCAAATTAACGAACTGGGAAGGCATAAACGAATACATACAGGGGAAAAGCCATATGCCTGTGAGTTTTGTAAGAAAACATTTACTTTAAACTGTGTTCTCGTAAGACACAGAcgaattcatactggagaaaagcccTATGTTTGTGAGTTTTGTAAGAAAACGTTTTCCCAAAATAGCATTCTTGTAAAACATTTGCGAATGCACAATGGTGGGAAACCTTATCAATGTAAGATTTGTGGTGAGGCATTCACAACAAAACGCCTTTTATCTGACCACACAAGAACACATACTGCAGATGGTCCTTATCCCTGTCAACTTTGTGGCGAAATCTTTTCTCAATATACAGATATAGTAAAGCATTTAGCAATACACACTGGCTGA